DNA from Scheffersomyces stipitis CBS 6054 chromosome 1, whole genome shotgun sequence:
CTTTGTAATGTACAGTAGATGGAATGTGTGCTTCCAACTGGCTTATCAAAAACTCCAGAATCTCTGCCTTATAcaatgacttcaagttgttcgAGATGCATGACATCAGCTTCACGAATTTAAGAATAGAAAGCTGGTGGTTGAAGCCCAAGTGTGGATAGACCTTAAATAGTAGTTTATACAACTCTGGACTTGATATATTCTGTCTAACTCTGGCCTCAGACTGCCCAAAGAATTTGATAATGCTGATAATGTTGTCCATAGTCTGTTCTATGGTTTGTTCCGAAACTTCTGTCATCGCTGGCTTAGATTTTATTCTTATCAACCTGTtaagaagaacaacaaaCCAGAACAAAACTCCATACTTCGCCAATATTCTACAAAGATCAGACTTGGACCTGGTAAAGTCCTTCGTCAATACACTGGCAATGCAATCGACTGCGGCCAATGGAAAGGAGGGAGTCGAgtcaaagtcttcttcaagaaatttgGAAACTACTCTCAAAccaccagaagaaacaagCATCGAAAGCGctttttcagaattttGAAATATGCCAACAAATCTAACCACCTGCAATCTGATATTGATATCGTACATGGAGCTTTTGAATTGGGTTACGGCAGGAATTCCACCAAGTAAACAAAAGTTCTCAAACAGGCCAACATtgttttcaaaaatatgATTGAGCACTGACAAAGTGTAGAGCCAAAGCTTTTGATTTTTAGGAAGCTCCAGAGCACTATCTAGCAACTCCAAAAAGGATAATACTCCGTGGTCTCTAATTAAAACATCGTGCAGCACAGGATACTTCTTAACCAAGTGTAGCATTCTCCCAGTTATCTTTACAAGTGAGCCAATGATATCCTCGTTCTCAGTATGAGCTAGTTCGACTCTATTGGAGAATTTCGAAACAAGATATTCCATTTTACTTTGAATCTCCAACTCATTGGTATCAAAGTTCTCTATGTCAATATTCAAGAAGGGATCAGATTCGTCTTCGagtttttcttgttcctcTATGTTGAAACGTAATTTTGCACTATGTAAACCACTAAACGATGAACCATCCCCTTGAGAGCTatcattcttttctgaGAACTTTTGCAAGAGCTCTTCTTTCGTATACTTAGGTGGAGGAACCGAACTGGGCAAAGAATCTAACTCGCCATCAACATCGGTTATTTGTATGATATCGGGCATTCCTGGTCTTATGTTTGGAATCTTCACTCCTTCGAAATCCTTGTCCCAACTTTCCTCATTCATTTCGGAATAACTTGCTATAGATTTGAGTTCCATCTTAGGAACAGTTCTTTCACCATTGAGATTTAACATGGATGTCTTGGAAATGTTGCCAGATGGTAACAACCATCTATGCTTCAATAGCAATTTGGCCGTGCTTCTCAAACTGGCTTGTTTCTGGAAACATTCCATCAAGAAGTCCTTGGCCAAAGATGATATAAATTTTGGTAACGGAGGATGATCATCTGTGCCAATGGCGTGTAAAGCCGCCATTGGATTCAAGTCATGATACGGCGGGTTCATGGtgaacaattcaattaTAGTTGCACCTAAAGACCATATATCAGACGCTGTACAGATCCCATCTCCACCAAGAACTGTTTCTGGGGCCATCCAATTGGGTGTACCCTCTGCACTATGATGCTGAGACGTTACTTTGGTAGCCAATCCGAAATCAGCAAGCTTAATCTCACCACTTTCGGTCAATAGCACATTGGCCGCCTTGACATCTCTATGAACTACACCTTGCTCATGAAGATAATTTAGCCCATGTAGAATCAGGGTGGTGTACTTAGCTAATTGTGGTTCTGGTAATCCATGATCCATTTTCTTGTAAAGTTGACGAAGAGAACCTCCAGAACAGAATTCTAAGAGGATATTTAGCGAAGATGAAGTCTTTACAAAACCATGGTACTTTACAATATTGGGGTgtttcaatatcttcaaaagaTCGATTTCACCCATGAGTCCAGCTACATTCTGCTTTCCTTCAAGCATTATCTGCTTGATTGCTATCACTTGGTtcgtcttcaagttgattccCTTATATACATTGGCAAAAGCTCCTCTGCCAACCAACTtagagaattgaaatgaaTCGAGAGCGTTGCTCAGTCGGATTCCAGGTTTCTTTTCGATTCGTTGAGCAGGCGTTAACGATACATTTACAGAAGGATTACGCATACCCTTCCTGGGAGTTCTGTCTGCCGATAGAACAGGCGTAGGAGGTAATGCAGGTGTTTCCAGGAGAGAAATCACGTTCTTTCTTAGCTTTGATAACTGCCACTGATTTTTGTCCTGATGGTTTATGTGGCCAATGTCATGGTGCTGGCTTTTATTATTATGGAATTGGTTGTTGATGCTCCTATTAGTGTAGTTGGTATGATGTTGTAAGTTGTTATTATTGGTATTGTGTTGCTTTTGCTTGTATGGGGTTTTTCGTATAACCTTCTCTAGAAACGGAGAGTCGTTTTCGTCGTTTTCGTCATTTTCGCCTTCGATGCTTATAGTATTACGATATTCATTattcatttcttccttttcttcactgCTATCATTGCTTTTGTCATTAGACATCTCCTCTATTGGATATATGACATTTTGCAAAGGACGATCTTCCAAAGTGAACTTTATTCGACTTGTAGATGAATTTCTCGAATCCTGTTCAAATATGACCGGCACTTTTCCTTGTATTCTCTTCACAAAAGGCGACTCAGTTATCGATTCGTTCGAAGATATTGGCCCATTGCTTCTTACTATTCCCGACGACTCAGATACTTGCGAAAACTTGGAATAGCTGAGATACAAGTCTTGGTCATCGAAGTCAAATTCGTTGCTATATATTTGGTCATCCCGATCTTCCTTAAATTTCAGTAAAGTTGCTGcttttttttgaatatcCACTCTGTTTGATATGCTTTTGATCGAATCACGGTTAGCCACCATATTGGTGCTATAGTCGTCTAGTCGGGATACTCCGTTATATGATGATTCGTTACGAGTTCTTGTGGTGTCGCTATATTCAGTCATGCTGACGCGTTCATTTCTAAATTTGATAGACTTGCTCTCGTAGTATGGAGCTATACTTTAATACCACGGCGATAAGAGCGCCTTGTATGGAAATCGGAGTCGCTGGTGGTTTTTGTTCGTCTCGAAAAAACAAGAAGCTCAAATGTAGAAATCAGTTTGTTTACCTTTTTGAGATTTGGTTGCACAAATCGAGCGCATTATTTTACAGGTTACGTTTAGCAGCCATACTCAATTATAATAAGGCTAAATAAAttgatgttgctgttgaatTATGAATAAATGCCATATCTAATAGAAATGTCTATGATGTTAGAAAAAGTAGAATATAAGATTTATTTGAATTGATATTTGTGTTTTCTTTTATTATCACTATTTAAAGCTTTGACGATCCAATCTTGGTAAGCAACTTACCTGGCCCCTTTTTATCGGAGAAAAGCAACCCCCATGTTTCTGgaattttcttgaaatccCCTGGAGAAGTCAAATCCACAACTGTAAATGATGATTCATTGGCTATAACTTTGCCTTCTTTGATCCACTTGAGAATTGCTTGAATCGCCTCAGGGTAGCTGTCCTTGAAGTCCAATACAATAAACCCCTTAACCGTGAGTCTGTTTGTAATGATTTGGGGCCAGTTAGCAATCATGGAACTCTTGAAGTCATTGTATCCTGCAATGGCTCCACAGGCAAGAATTGTACCAAATGGCTTGGTCAAGCCCAACATAACGTCCAAGATTTTTCCGCCGACACTGTCCATGTAGACGTCACAGAACTTCTCCTTTCCAAGTGCAGCACTCATGTCTTTGGCAAAGGTAGGGCTTTTGTAGTTGACACAGACATCTGCACCTAAACTTTCAACCCACTTGCACTTATCTTCTGAGCCTGAAATTCCAATCAcctttttgcacccaacGACCTTCTTGGCTATCTGTACACACATACTCCCTGTAGCACCAGAAGCGGCAGAGATGACTACGGTATCTGTTGATTTCAAGCTTATAACCTTCTGAAGAGCAACGTAAGCCGTGATCCCAGTAGTTCCCAATACATCCAAATATTGGGTCAACGGAATCGATTTATTCGTGATTTTATTGTAGATGGCATCCTTTTTGATAATAGCATAGTCAGACCAGTTTAAAACGCAGTTAACATAGTCACCTGGCTGGTACCCTTCAAGTTTTGACTGAACTACTTGGCCAATTCCCACTGATCTCATAATCTGATTCTTCCCCACAAGCTCCACATACATTCTGTCTGCCTTCATTCCTTTCTGGATCCATGCTCTTTGTGTAGGGTCGTTGGAGAGGTAGATGGTTTTGATGAGCAACTCgccattttgaatttccCTCAATGGTTTGGTAGTTAACTTGAAAGTGCTCTTTTCGTCATTGAGATCGAAGTTGACCTTGGCATAAGGCTGTTCGTTGACTATAAAGCAGGTTGACTCTTTTGGAATAGACATAATGTACGAAGCTGAAAGCTATTGGAACTTGCTGAAGTTCGTGGCGAGAAATAGTTGAAAAGTTCTCTAATTCAGATTTCTGTCAGGTCGATATACATTCGACTTACACATATAGATAACTATAGGTAGCTTTATATAGTTTGCTAAAGCGGCGATAGATTTCCGTTTTGAAATGTCCAAACCCGAGGTCTGGCCTTTTGTGGAGAAATCGTCGGAGTGGACTAAGCGATGCGCTCCAACTTGCGAAGCTCCCCTCTTCGGCCAGGATGTCGTGAAAATTTATTCTGGGAAGGTAGGTGGACAAGACGAGACGAAATGTTGGAAGACTATAATAGACATTTATGGGTACAGTAGTATTCGAATCGATTTGATTGGTGCAAAATAAGTTAATAATCCATAAATTTGCTTGCCTCTTGCTGTAATTATTATTCCAATATACTTGAATTAAATGTAATTATATCTCATTGAGAATTTGCAGACATTACAATACTTGAATTCATAATTAACAAAATTATACAGCTTAATGTTTATTATAGCTAGTCATACATATTATCATACACTTAAGCGATCTTTGTAATCAACTTACCGTTTGGCTTTTGGTTACCAAACAAAAGCTTCCACACCTGTGGAATTTGCTCGAACTTGTCTTCCTTTTCACTGAGGTCTTCGACATGGAATGATTCAGCAACTTGGAGTTTGCCGGTGGTGAGACCGTCAGCAAGAACAGCGATGGCTTCAGGAACCTTGGCAAGGTAGTTGCCAACAATGAAACCTTGGACGGTTAAACTGTTGGTGATAATTTCACCCCAGTTTGGAaccttgatcaattctCTGTCATTGTAGCCAGAAATGGCACCACAGGCTACTACACGGCCGAAtctcttgatcttggacaACATGAAACCCAAGATGTCACCTCCAACGTTGTCGAAGTAGATGTCGATGTAATCTTGGCCAATTTCTTTAGTTAACTTTTCCTTCCATTCTGGGTCGTGGTAGTTGGCGCAGTAGTCGGCACCGATGCTTTCGACATACTTACACTTTTCGTCGGAACCAGAGATACCAATGACCTTTGAGGCACCCAAGATGTGCTTGGCAATCTTGACAACCATAGAGCCTGTGGCTCCAGAAGCAGCTGATACAGCAACAATTGGACCCTTCTCACCTTCAGCTGGCTTCTTGAattgaccaacttcagtCAAACCAAAGTAGGCTGTCAAAGAGGTCATACCGAGAACAGACAAGTAGAATGGCAATGGCAAACCCTTGGATTGGTCTAcaatgttgaagatcaGTGCTTCGCTAGCAACAGCATAATCAGCCCATTCAAATCTACCGGAGACAACAGCACCAACAGCAGccttggaagacttggaagcaACAACTTCAGCCAAAGCCAATGACTTGACAGCATCACCTGGCAAGATTGGTGGAGCGTAGGCTCTGCTCAAATCTTGATCCTTTTGCATCCAGGTTCTTTGAGTAGGGTCATTGGAGAGATACAAGATTTTTACCAAAATCTGGCCATCCTGGAGTTCTGGAAGCTTCTCGGTAGCAACATCGAAAGTAGAAGATGGTTGGCCGAACTCGTAGTTGACTTCCTTAGTAGGAGCGTTCTTTAAAACAACTTTGGTGGCAGAGGTGGGAATACTCATTGTAGCTTTTAattatttgaaattgaagcaGTTGGATGaaacaattgaataaaCTGAAAatcgattttgcaatcggAAATCCCCAGGGATTTATAGCTCCACTCgcaactgaaaaatggctgcgacGGACTGCACCTGTCAAAAAAGTGGGAAATCATTTTCCACCATCCACTGGAAGACGCAAGATTCGGAGCTGGAGTTTGTAAGCATGGCGGAGTTATCCACGTTTATTGAGTAAAGAGCCGTTATGACGGGTTTGTGCTATTGCCGTCACCAGCCGAGGACTTGGTTAGGTATCCATTTTATTCTGAAGAATTCTATGTGTTTCTTTTTTGTCTTCTAATTATCTTCTGTTGCATGAAATCCTCTCGGAAAAGTGTAAGCGCATCTCAACTTTTATTTCGCAGCCTCACGGAGCTGCAGAATGAACAATTCCATGGAGATGACTTAGTGAGCACTCTGGCAATCCGTACAGCAACGTAGACTTGGATATAGTAGTAGACTGTCTAGAATATTTCAAGATACAATACAAATTTCAAGTAGTGAATTTCTAGAAGTAACGCAATTGATGACGTCACCCTCTTGTCAAATAGGATCTCTatgtcttctactgaggTTGGTAATGAAGACTTCATGAACCATGTTCAGCTATTAGATACACCTGCTAATTGGACACACATAGTACCAATTACATGGAAAGCATTATTTGATATTACACTGGGCTGCCTACTCTTCTATTAGAAGAATACATCTTTCTTGTGGCTATCTACTCTTATATATAGCTACAtcatttctttctttcatGCATTTACAATATAATAGTACACAAGATGTTCTTCTCAATCTATCAACAAAGTCATTATTCATTGGGCTTCTCAAAGCCAGTAGTGGCTGCTTCGgcggcagcagcagccttttcgtcagcagcagccttcTCCTTGTTCCAactcaacaagttgacaTCCCCTGTTCTTCTGGGATGGATGAAGTTGATTATCAAAAGAGACAAGCCAAGGATGAAGCATACACCACCGCCAACCATCCAACTGATGCCCAAGAAGTCATTCTTGCCTCCGATTACCGATCTTTGCGAAAGATAGATATACTTTTTACCGTTATATGGCAACACCGGGAAGTGCAACCCTACAGAGATCTCGTATATTCCCTGTTCCAAGGCATC
Protein-coding regions in this window:
- the YMN1 gene encoding quinone oxidoreductase (quinone oxidoreductase (QOR2)); the protein is MSIPKESTCFIVNEQPYAKVNFDLNDEKSTFKLTTKPLREIQNGELLIKTIYLSNDPTQRAWIQKGMKADRMYVELVGKNQIMRSVGIGQVVQSKLEGYQPGDYVNCVLNWSDYAIIKKDAIYNKITNKSIPLTQYLDVLGTTGITAYVALQKVISLKSTDTVVISAASGATGSMCVQIAKKVVGCKKVIGISGSEDKCKWVESLGADVCVNYKSPTFAKDMSAALGKEKFCDVYMDSVGGKILDVMLGLTKPFGTILACGAIAGYNDFKSSMIANWPQIITNRLTVKGFIVLDFKDSYPEAIQAILKWIKEGKVIANESSFTVVDLTSPGDFKKIPETWGLLFSDKKGPGKLLTKIGSSKL
- the QOR1 gene encoding quinone oxidoreductase (predicted quinone oxidoreductase similar to ScYML131W), which codes for MSIPTSATKVVLKNAPTKEVNYEFGQPSSTFDVATEKLPELQDGQILVKILYLSNDPTQRTWMQKDQDLSRAYAPPILPGDAVKSLALAEVVASKSSKAAVGAVVSGRFEWADYAVASEASIFNIVDQSKGLPLPFYLSVLGMTSLTAYFGLTEVGQFKKPAEGEKGPIVAVSAASGATGSMVVKIAKHILGASKVIGISGSDEKCKYVESIGADYCANYHDPEWKEKLTKEIGQDYIDIYFDNVGGDILGFMLSKIKRFGRVVACGAISGYNDRELIKVPNWGEIITNSLTVQGFIVGNYLAKVPEAIAVLADGLTTGKLQVAESFHVEDLSEKEDKFEQIPQVWKLLFGNQKPNGKLITKIA
- the CDC15 gene encoding protein kinase potentially involved in septation during cytokinesis, whose product is KGMRNPSVNVSLTPAQRIEKKPGIRSSNALDSFQFSKLVGRGAFANVYKGINLKTNQVIAIKQIMLEGKQNVAGLMGEIDLLKILKHPNIVKYHGFVKTSSSLNILLEFCSGGSLRQLYKKMDHGLPEPQLAKYTTSILHGLNYLHEQGVVHRDVKAANVLLTESGEIKLADFGLATKVTSQHHSAEGTPNWMAPETVLGGDGICTASDIWSLGATIIELFTMNPPYHDLNPMAALHAIGTDDHPPLPKFISSLAKDFLMECFQKQASLRSTAKLLLKHRWLLPSGNISKTSMLNLNGERTVPKMELKSIASYSEMNEESWDKDFEGVKIPNIRPGMPDIIQITDVDGELDSLPSSVPPPKYTKEELLQKFSEKNDSSQGDGSSFSGLHSAKLRFNIEEQEKLEDESDPFLNIDIENFDTNELEIQSKMEYLVSKFSNRVELAHTENEDIIGSLVKITGRMLHLVKKYPVSHDVLIRDHGVLSFLELLDSASELPKNQKLWLYTLSVLNHIFENNVGSFENFCLLGGIPAVTQFKSSMYDINIRLQVVRFVGIFQNSEKALSMLVSSGGLRVVSKFLEEDFDSTPSFPLAAVDCIASVLTKDFTRSKSDLCRILAKYGVLFWFVVLLNRLIRIKSKPAMTEVSEQTIEQTMDNIISIIKFFGQSEARVRQNISSPELYKLLFKVYPHLGFNHQLSILKFVKSMSCISNNLKSLYKAEISEFLISQLEAHIPSTVHYKEVNNIIAPILYNCCYLNHSREVELVQLGVVPYLKTLSMINLPFKQFVLPLLCEMVHCEHEVRDSLKKHDILTVYYNLLLDPYWQSNSLDSIIKWAEEDSHYVKIDSSRSQDCLVAGFLLPKVSNLEGALENYFKLIVTYERVGRFMANANVINNIVLKLRTHNKNAVVQLNLLRILKQLIVISTRSEILEQMNVAKTVTNALELLKSHDGSVLIVELATETLAMMNADIQ